The Cylindrospermum stagnale PCC 7417 genome segment TGCAGCGATTTGGCGCTCTATTTCATAGTCTATCGCTTTTTGGATAGCGCTGAAAGAGTTCATATTCTTGATTTCTACTTTCGTCCCAAAGGCCTCTCTTCCCACAGGACGGACAGAAATATTCACATCACAGCGCAGAGATCCTTCTTGCATATTGCCATCACTGACACCGAGATAGCGGACAATTCGGCGCAATTCTTGGGCATATTCTGCTGCTTCTTGTCCAGAACGCAAGTCAGGTTCTGAGACAATTTCTACCAACGGCACACCCGCCCGGTTGTAGTCTACCAGAGAATAAGTAGAACCGGAAATGCGATCGCTCCCCGCGTGTACCAATTTGCCAGCATCTTCTTCCATGTGCAACCGCGTGATTCCAATGCGTTTGCGCGTAGAATTGCCTGCATCATCTACCAATTCAATCTCTATCCAACCATGTTCTGCGATCGGTAGGTCATATTGAGAAATTTGGTAATTTTTCGGTAAATCAGGATAAAAATACTGTTTACGGTCAAATTTGCTATATCTAGCAATTTGACAATTTAGCGCCAAACCCGTTTTCACAGCATATTCCAACACCTTGGCGTTGAGTACGGGTAAAACCCCAGGTAAACCCATACACACAGGGTCAATATTAGTATTGGGTTCACCACCAAATGCCGTTGAGCTAGAAGAGAAAATCTTGGTATTTGTACTTAGCTGGCAATGGGTTTCTAGTCCAATAATCGCTTCGTATTCAGTCTTTACGGTGGTAGCAACAGTCATAATATCTCGATTTTCATCATAATCCTTCTTTAGGCTACTATTCTAGCGCTGTCGAGAGTTGCGTTGAAGGTTGTTCGTTACCTAGAGTAGCAAATCACCTTCAATTGAGATTGCAGTTAACAACTTGGGTTAGAAGTAACAAGTAATTTTACTAAAAGCGCGATTAGGTTTTTATAAGTTTTTTCACGCATTTACGAACCCTACAGCAAAATCTTTTTATTTAATTTTCCATCCTTTCAAGGCGTATATTCTGGCTTTTTTAAGTAAATTCCGTACTATCTTGTTGCAATGTAACTTGTTAAACTCAGCATAGCTAAAGTTACTTTTGTATGATTTAATTCATATAATTTCTGTACATGAAAATAGAATCTATAACTCTTAAAGGGTTTCGCTGTTTTGGTGATACACCCAAGACTGTAAAACTATCAGATGGCATCACAGCATTAATTGGAGCCAATGGTTCTGGAAAAACTGCTTTACTTGAAGGACTTTTGCGAGTTTTTGGCATAACAGGTAAACAGCGAACTATTTTGCGTACTGATTTCTATACATCTCCTAGTACACCAGATGAAGATAGTAGCACCCGTGAGTTGTATATCGACATTCGCCTTACTTTTCCAGAATTGTCAGAAGATGCACCAGTAACAAATCCAGCAGTACCAGCGTGTTTCCGTCACATGGTAGTAGATCAACCAAATGGTACACCCTTTGCGCGTGTGCGCCTTGAAGCAAAGTGGGTTGACGATAGAACAGGAGGTGATGGAGATATTGAACAAAATATTTACTGGGTTCTTACTGCTAATGAATTACCAACAGACAAAGACAAAAGACCCTGCGAACCAACCGACCGTGGCAGGATTCAAGTTTATTATGTTCCAGCTATACGTGATC includes the following:
- the gatB gene encoding Asp-tRNA(Asn)/Glu-tRNA(Gln) amidotransferase subunit GatB; translated protein: MTVATTVKTEYEAIIGLETHCQLSTNTKIFSSSSTAFGGEPNTNIDPVCMGLPGVLPVLNAKVLEYAVKTGLALNCQIARYSKFDRKQYFYPDLPKNYQISQYDLPIAEHGWIEIELVDDAGNSTRKRIGITRLHMEEDAGKLVHAGSDRISGSTYSLVDYNRAGVPLVEIVSEPDLRSGQEAAEYAQELRRIVRYLGVSDGNMQEGSLRCDVNISVRPVGREAFGTKVEIKNMNSFSAIQKAIDYEIERQIAANEAGERIVQETRLWEEGSQRTISMRIKEGSSDYRYFPEPDLAPIEVTDQELAHWLSELPELPAQKRHRYEGELGLSPYDARVLTEDHPVSGYFESAIAAGANPKAAANWITQDIAAYLNKQKLSITEIALTPTNLADVITRIETGKISNAQAKEKLSDLLSGVSPEKAFAGQELITDPAILEPIVDDAIAANPKELEKYRNGNTNLKGFFVGQVLKKTGKRADPKLTNELVEKKLNG